The genomic stretch ATACattaagtatttaaagagattgaaacatttattttactgaaaaacaagttttcggacggagtccgtcctttttttttctttttcgtgctctcagtcctctctaataagaatttgtatttcctcctcaccaccttctttgccccctttctctgatgtacattagtataaatatctctaccaagtgttcaatgtatcgcaccttaTGAAGGATGggctccgtccgaaagcttgtttttcagcaaaataaatgtttcaatttctttaaatacttattttattcacttgcgagtgatagacttctcccattttttgcCGGTTAGTAAGATATAATACAGGATAGTAAGAACAGTACAGAGCTAATAAAAGCAGCAACAGGGGCAATCTTCTTGCAAATAGTTGTGCCAAAGATCTGCATCTAATGGGGCTATTATTCGTCATTATCTGATGACTTACCGAAAATGGTATGTGGTTATGACCTCCATACAGGGATCCAAAATGCTTCTTGTATAAGTTACACACTGTACAAACGTGTTCTGAAAAATTGCATAACTTGATGTCACAGTTACATGTTTGGATATGTACATCACACTTTCATACCTTTGTGGTGGGGACATGCCTTTGAAGCTGCACTACTGGAGGCAGATGACAACATTTTTGAATCCTACAGAAAAAGAACAAGACTGTTGGTGTGGAAGAAATAATTTTGGCACAGTTTGTATGTCCTTTCCATGTCTACAAATGGTGCCATACTTACAACTAAAATATGTCTTGGCAGCGACGGAGGTCTCTGGGCTTCCCGATCAGACTCTGTTATCATGGTTGACGTAGCGAAGCATAATTTTGGGGATATCATGCCCTTGGGTCACAAATGCTCGTAAGTCACGTGATCTCCTCGGTTTGGCTACACTCACGGCACCAGTGCCCTGTGCACTTTCCTGTTCATCTTGTAAGAGCATGTGTCTAGTTCTGAACAATTCAAGGCTAGCCTGCACTTGCAGCATAGGAGGTGCAGCAGGAGTAGAACTATGGTGACAGCGTAAAGTGCAGACAAGGCCCCTCTATTCGCGCACTTCTCACTGCATCAAACTGGCATTGTGTGTCACAACATTGTCACTAAACGTCCCGGAACTAGTGCGGCAAGCGTAGCCAAATCAAAGCCACCTTTGATTCCTCTTTCGCAAATTAGCCGAAAGGCCGGAAATGTTTACGCACAGGAAAGTTGCGGGTTGTCTCCATAAGAAGTTCCCTGTTGGGCCCACTGTACGACCGACTGAGCGTCGGGGACGGATACAGGAAATTTCTAGCATCAGTGCAGACGGAGGCCAAGACAGTCTCGGAAGACTGTTTTCTTTGCACGAGTTCTATGTAGATGCTCTCTTCTAGAAAACAGAATACAAATTACATTAGAAATAGCATTtccttttcattcttttttaatAAGATGGATGAGGTATTTTTATCATTTTATACCCTTCAGGATAGTGAAAGTAGGTTTGATTTTAATTGATTTCCGATGAATTGCAGTAACTAAA from Ornithodoros turicata isolate Travis chromosome 4, ASM3712646v1, whole genome shotgun sequence encodes the following:
- the LOC135390931 gene encoding spermatogenesis-associated protein 6-like yields the protein MPTKALKCCVNLKIKSISCPGVWFRRKHELQLNIVLFDSFGRTKLLPASFPLTVYEEFIFQKASTYCTDLTQMAAFLEEESIYIELVQRKQSSETVLASVCTDARNFLYPSPTLSRSYSGPNRELLMETTRNFPGMISPKLCFATSTMITESDREAQRPPSLPRHILVDSKMLSSASSSAASKACPHHKEHVCTVCNLYKKHFGSLYGGHNHIPFSGHTRWFSAQTRTPDSGESQLSSS